The sequence below is a genomic window from Chanos chanos chromosome 16, fChaCha1.1, whole genome shotgun sequence.
ATAGTGTTTGCCCGTGTGAGCGCAGGGTTATGATCTGATAGTGTTTGCCCGTGTGAGCGCAGGGTTATGATCTGATAGTGTTTGCCAGTGTGAGCGCAGAGTTATGATCTGATAGTGTTTGccagtggggtggggggtggggcatgGCATGGATGTGAGGCGTCCCTGATGAGGGATTGGCCCTTCCTTTGACACTGGTTGGAGCAGACATGCCAGATATGGATGTAAGTTCAGTGATTTCAGATGCAGTGCTAATAGTTGTCCGGGCTGTCAGACTGCAAAACCATGCCATGATGCATCATGTCAGGATGCTTTTGTCATATATGCATACCAAAACCCAAGAaaataaggaaagagagatattAATAAATATTGGGTAAATAGTGGGTAAATactaaaaaagagaggaagataaTGAACTTTCAAATAATTGTATTGCCTTATGTTGGCTGATCAGTAAAACTCATTGAATTTGTTGATTATGATATTTGTCACGTCTAAGGAATTGAGACACATAAACCGATACAATGAGAAAGAGATCATTTAGAGGAGATAAATTGTAGTTTTTGAAAAAGCACAGAGTGACTTGCTGAGTGAGAGTATAGTGGTAGAGGAGTTCTGACCCAAAGAGAGACTGGAAATGAGAGTATAGTGGTACAGGAGTTCTGACCCAAAAAGAGACTGGAAATGAGAGTACAGTGGTACAGGAGTTCTGATCCAaaaagagactgagtgagagtaTAGTGGTAGAGGAGTTCTGACCCAAAAAGAGACTGGAAATGAGAGTACAGTGGTACAGGAGTTCTGAtccagagagactgagtgagagtaTAGTGGTACAGGAGTTCTGACCCAAAAAGAGACTGGAAATGAGAGTGTAGTGGTAGAGGAGTTCTGACCCAAAAAGAGACTGGAAATGAGAGTATAGTGGTAGAGGAGTTCTGACCCAAAGAGAGACTGGAAATGAGAGTATAGTGGTAGAGGAGTTCTGACCCAAAGAGAGACTGGAAATGAGAGTATAGTGGTAGAGGAGTTCTGACCCAAAAAGAGACTGGAAATGAGAGTATAGTGGTAGAGGAGTTCTGACCCAAAAAGAGACTGGAAATGAGAGTACAGTGGTAGAGGAGTTCTGACCCAAAGAGAGACTGGAAATGAGAGTATAGTGGTAGAGGAGTTCTGACCCAAAAAGAGACTGGAAATGAGAGTATAGTGGTACAGGAGTTCTGACCCAAAAAGACACTGAGTGAGAGTACAGTGGTACAGGAGTTCTGACCCAAAAAGACACTGAGTGAGAGTACAGTGGTACAGGAGTTCTGATCCAaaaagagactgagtgagagtaTAGTGGTAGAGGAGTTCTGACCCAAAAAGAGACTGGAAATGAGAGTACAGTGGTACAGGAGTTCTGATCCAaaaagagactgagtgagagtaTAGTGGTAGAGGAGTTCTGACCCAAAAAGAGACTGGAAATGAGAGTGTAGTGGTACAGGAGTTCTGACCCAAAAAGAGACTGGAAATGAGAGTACAGTGGTACAGGAGTTCTGATCCAaaaagagactgagtgagagtaTAGTGGTAGAGGAGTTCTGACCCAAAAAGAGACTGGAAATGAGAGTGTAGTGGTAGAGGAGTTCTGACGCAAAAAGAGACTGGAAATGAGAGTACAGTGGTAGAGGAGTTCTGATCCAaaaagagactgagtgagagtaTAGTGGTAGAGGAGTTCTGACCCAAAAAGAGACTGGAAATGAGAGTATAGTGGTACAGGAGTTCTGATCCAAAAAGACACTGAGTGAGAGTATAGTGGTAGAGGAGTTCTGACCCAAAAAGAGACTGGAAATGAGAGTACAGTGGTAGAGGAGTTCTGACCCAAAAAGAGACTGGAAATGAGAGTATAGTGGTACAGGAGTTCTGACccaaagagagactgagtgagagtaTAGTGGTAGAGGAGTTCTGACCCAAAGAGAGACTGGAAATGAGAGTATAGTGGTAGAGGAGTTCTGACccaaagagagactgagtgagagtaTAGTGGTAGAGGAGTTCTGACCCAAAAAGAGACTGGAAATCGATGCAGTTAAGCTAATCCTCATTTGTTTTGACATCTTCGCTTTGATTTTGGTTTAATTTACTGTAACCGTTAGGGGGCGTGGTTATAACCTCACTGCGCAATCTCTAACTGCAATGGCTGGACAGGTCGGAGCTCTCGTAGGGACAAAATGGCTTGCAGAAGCAATTAAAAGTAACCGCATTGGGCCAAGTTTGAGGGTCTTAGATACATCGTGGTACTTGCCAAAACTGAACCGCAACGCTAAAGATGagtttaaacaaaaacacattccgGGCGCCTCGTTTTTTGATATCGACGAATGCAGCGACAAAACCTCAGCCTTCGATCATATGTTACCATCTGAAAACGAGTTTGCAGAATATGTAGGTAATTTAGGAATAGGGCAAAATACGCATGTAGTAGTTTACGACACCAGTGATTTCGGGTCTTATTCAGCACCGCGGGTGTGGTGGATGTTCCGGTTATTTGGACACAATTCAGTATCGGTGCTGGACGGGGGATTTAAGAACTGGCTGCGGGAGGGTCACCCGGTCACCGACCAGTGCTCGGAGCCGGGACGTGCCGACTTCAAGGCGTCAATCAACCGGTCGTGGGTAAAGACGTATGAGGACATTCTGGCAAATCTGGAAACGAAAGAGTTTCAGGTAGTCGACGCCAGATCTGCGGGGAGGTTCCGTGGAACAGAGCCAGAACCGAGAGAGGGTATGTAAGATTTCCATGTACCTCACACAAAGTAAACAATAAACGCCGTAACTTGGACCGTGATGTGGAAATGTGTCTATGACAGAACGGACTTTGCCTCACCTCTTTTAAACCTGTAATTTTGTTCAAGAACATTGCCAGTTCTGTGCTGTCTTGTAGTCTGTGTTTATCCGTCCAAGGCAGCAATTTAGGCAAAGCGACTTTGTGCAAAGAAAAGAACACGCACTTAATTAGAAAACAAGGTAAATATCGCAACGCAAAATGGTTCCCTGGACGACCTCTACACCGTGTTGCAAATCTGCTATGGCAAAAGGCTAGTGTATGAAGCCTACATGAAGAGCGCTGTCCCACCAGCACAGCAAGTTCACACAAACGTGCTCCCTAAGGCAGGTAGAATGAACTCGAAGTCCTAGCATTGCTATGAGGGCACAGCTGTTAAATAACAGGCAGGCGCAGAAAAATGGAGCGATTTGAATAACTGGTGtgatttttgttgctgttaGTAAAAGGATTAATAAAATGGTAAATTTAACTGTTGCTCGTGCTGTGCTGACATTTTAGTTCATGAAAGATCATCTGATCATTTGATGACACCGGTAGTCTACGCCTCTCCCTGTCTAGTTTTGTCTCTGGAAACACTCCCGCTCGCGCTGATTACATCATAATGTCAGACTGATTATCGTCAACTCAAGATCAGTTAACAATTAATCTCAGGTCAGTTTTGTTTGTCACTTGTTTGGACAGTGGGCATTGTCCTAAAGCTGTTATACAGAGGTCCTCTGGCGTGGAGTAGTTAAATTTCCTTTAGTTCATTTCCTCTCcgctgtttgattgacaggtacAGAGCCCGGCCACATTCCAGCCACAGTCAACATGCCTTTCACCAGTTTCATGGACCAGTCTGGACTGGAGCTGCCCACAGAGGAGTTACAGCAGCTGTTCCAGAGGGCAGGTGTGGACCTACAGCGCCCTCTTTGGGCCACCTGTGGTTCAGGTGTGACCGCCTGCCATGTGGCTCTAGCTGCTCACCTGTGTGGCcacccaggtgtgtgtgtttatgatggctCATGGTCGGAGTGGTATGCCAGGGCCTCTCCAGAACTCGTCATCTCCGAAGgcaaagggaagagagagtaaaacaaGTCGATACACTAAAGTTACTTAGAGATGAACTACGTTACCTATAACACAATGCAGCAATGAATTAATctttaatgaacaaaacagtgttcagaacacacagagagtgttaCTGTCCCTGTTGCAAAGTTAGACTGAATTAACTGAATGTATTAAGTGGATTAGACCTGTGGCTGACAGAGCAATTGGGAGGAAAATGTAGTTTTATACTTTTGTCCGTAAAGATGAAAAGATTAGtcacacatttacagtaatgCCTTAATGTGAAACTGGAGGCTGAAGCCTGGTAACTATCTCAGTGTTTTGCAGAATAAGTTCTGTGCACAGTGGTCTCTGGGTACATGTCAGTATCATAGACCATATGGATCATGTGCCACTGCGgggacacacacagggacacacacacggggacACACACGGGGACACACACGGGGacatacacggacacacacacacagggacacacacacggacacacacacggggacacacacacggacacacacacggacacacacacggacacacacagggacacacacacggacacacacagggacacacacagggacacacacagggactgaCTGGCGGCAGAGGGAGGGACATCCAGTGACCTTTGATTTATGTTAAACTGCCACCTTGTGTACAGAACTGTAACAATATGCTGTACTCAAACAAGGCACAGTTCTGAATGCCTGACACTCAGTTCGCTCATtatcaaagccgcttatcctgattagggtcgcggggggtgctggagcctatcccagcgctcatagggcaaaaggcagggaaacaccctggacaggtcaccagtccatcgcagggcaaaGCCTGACATATGTGTGCAAATAAAGTTTATAAGAGAAGCCATGGAGGCAGTAAGCCGTCGTCCCTGCTggtcagagcacagagaaaccaGCAGTGGGCAGACTGCTGGTCTCTGTCCAGAGGTTTTAATGAAGGTTTTCAGTCTCTAGTTTCTCTACATGTATGTGAgacatttatttctctgtcagttgtaaaacaaattcacatgaagaacatttctgtttgctttagGCCTCATTTTTACAAATGTAAAGATGGATGTAAT
It includes:
- the mpst gene encoding 3-mercaptopyruvate sulfurtransferase yields the protein MAGQVGALVGTKWLAEAIKSNRIGPSLRVLDTSWYLPKLNRNAKDEFKQKHIPGASFFDIDECSDKTSAFDHMLPSENEFAEYVGNLGIGQNTHVVVYDTSDFGSYSAPRVWWMFRLFGHNSVSVLDGGFKNWLREGHPVTDQCSEPGRADFKASINRSWVKTYEDILANLETKEFQVVDARSAGRFRGTEPEPREGTEPGHIPATVNMPFTSFMDQSGLELPTEELQQLFQRAGVDLQRPLWATCGSGVTACHVALAAHLCGHPGVCVYDGSWSEWYARASPELVISEGKGKRE